The Glycine max cultivar Williams 82 chromosome 17, Glycine_max_v4.0, whole genome shotgun sequence genome contains the following window.
TACTTATTTATGACTAGCATGGACAATCAAGAAAATTTAAGGAGATGAAAGTTTGTTACCTGTCCATTCATTCCACTTCCATTCATTGCAACTGGAAGATGAAAtataattagaattagaataatAAACAAAAGACAAGAGTTAGTGCACTAAATCCCCAAGTTCCTCACTAAAAGACAGTTTCCTCCACTTAAGgcattttaaaagattatccATTTCAAATGATCTGATAAAATTTCCCATGTCTCATGCAAGAGGACATGCCAATCATTAAAAGTGAGCATAATCTGTGCTAAAAACAAACCATACCTGAAGTGTCTCGGCTGGAAGATTTACGAGCTTCTAACAACTCCTTTAACCTCTTGGTGGCCATTGCAGCTTCTTCAGTCTTTCTTTGAAGGACCTAAAGGAAATTTTCAGTCATTAGATATAATAATTCATTATGAAAAGTATCAGTTATGATGATAGCCGCAGAAGTCAAAAACAACATTGATGGTTATGCATGTTGTCTAGAAAGAACAGAAAACAGATGTATCAATGACATGTCATTTTGATTCGGCTTTTTAAAACCTCGTTCTAAAACAATGTTTTATATAGCTTTCAGAAGAATATTTGTTTATGAATACTTAATTCTGGAAGCAGagaaagtttaattttatgcaTGAGTGAATATTAATCTCCAAAAGAATGCCTAAAGAATGAAGGTATAACATGCAttctatatttattaatattttccaCATAGCTAAGCACTGGTGTTTAAATTGACTGTACCAACACCATGCTACAACAATTTGGATACCTCATCCAGTTGGGCTACCACATTGAACCATATCCATATCATACACTATAGACTTCTAAACTCCAAAGTCATAAGTACTTCTATTCTATGTAGATTTTAATCCATAATAAATGTTCCTTTAGTTTTCATTACTCTTGTTTCATTAAAAACCtcgaaaacaaaatataaaagcaTATTTTCATGATGCAAAGACCtcccctccccctttttttccCCAGGGACTGGCAAAAATAAAGGCCTTAAGAAGGCACAAAAGATGTCACCCCACTATTTCGTCAGTCATAATATTTATCCCAGAAAAAAAATCCGGTTAAAGCTTATACACACACTATACTATTGCTGAAAATTGGGAATAGTTAAACTACTGATAGGATCATATATAAAACAGAAACCTAAGAATAAAGACTTGCAATGTGATCACTCAAATTTGGCAGTGATATCAGCAAAGTACAATAACATATATTGTCCAACAAGTTAGCAATACTCACCATTTTCTGGCGCTGATTTAAAGCTTGCAGCTTATGCCGTTCAAACTCatttctccttccttccttctttAACTGTTttgaaaacatatatttaatacaaGGTCATAGAACATATATGCAGTACAGGCAAGTAAATCATGTTTAAGAGTTGGATTAGTCATGATCAACCATCACACGGTCAATCTATAATTCTGCCTCTAGAATTTGAGAGTTGGagtcattataaattaaatattaattcatgtttacatttttataacaaaagatTCAACTGATAACGAAGCAATAGTTTCATTTAGGGAAAATATTAATAGACAAACTTTCTCTACCATAAAATAAAGATGAGGAGTATCAaggacaaattaaataaaaaagaaaagaggaagctTGACATACTTGCAGCAGCTCTTTCTCTCTAGAAGCCTTCCATTGCCGAAACTGCTCAGCCTCTTGTTTTATCCTATGTTGCAGTTGAACCTGCAACATTTTTCAGTGTATAAGAAAGAGTATATTTATTGATCAAAACTATGATAAGAAAAAGTTCAACAATCAACCTTTTGTGCTTTTATAGATTGTATTTCATCTTGCAATCGTTTCGCTGCTTCATCACTTTTTTGCTTTTGCTTCATGAGCTGGACCTGACTCTCCTGTTTCTTCTTTAGATCCAGAATCTAGCATTGTATATTTCGAAAAGATATTAGCAATTTAGAATTGTTCCAATTCAAATCttataaaggaaaaatagatgGAAATAAAGAAGACTCCTCACCTGGGCTTCAAGTGTTTTCAATTTTTGGGCATGGATATCCTCTGATTTCTGTATTTGTCCATCAGAATTGGCAGCAAGATTTTCAACTTCAGCCAAAAGACGATCCCTATCTCGCTGCATACATAAATCAGACgcatatataaatatgaattttctGTAGGAGCAAAATAACTTTGCAGAACTTCTATTGAACCTGCACAGTTCTTTTCTCATCCTCCAGTTCCATtatcttccttccaaaatgctgcttgAGTGCCTCAGCATCAGATATTCCAAAAAGCTTCATCTCAGACTGTGTGAACATCAATCCcaatatgtatattaatatacaaaagagagaagaaaatcactcaaagctTCTGTCATgactattatttgaattttgatcaaTCATCAGAAACAAGACTTCTTGcagtaaatttaatatatatcacTAAAGCTACCCATAATTCTGTTGATTTAAATGTATTACTGATTGATGCATAATATGTCACAATGTGTTTAATTATACATATGCAGTATTACAACCTCTTTTTGCTCCAAGCGTTTATTCAATTCATGTAACTCTCTGTCCATACTATTTTGCAGAAGAGTATGCTCCCActctttttctacttcttcaATTTCCCTTGAATCCCCTGCTAAAATTGGCAATTGTAACCCAAAATCATAGAAGTTCTAACATGTTGAAGCAAGTTGCAGCTTTAAAATTGGCAATtataacatattattaaatCAAGGCCAAAGAAGATGCTGACCTGTTGTTTCACTCATTGGATAATCAGATGTTGTGATAGGTAAGCCCCTCTTGAGCCCATCAGTCTTTACATTACATGAGCTATTTTcctgaaaaaaatgaaattttaaatgtacTGCCTAGCAGTTAATATCCTGAACTCACTTTCACTCATGGCTATGATAATGGAAATGAGTCCAAGTAGTGGAATGCAAAAACCCAGGTAAGATGAAAGCACATATCTATGCACTGAAAATTTGAGCAAAAAATAGTTTTCGAGTCAAAGAAGATTATCAACAGAAGAGTCAGAGGCATACATAAACATCCTTTTCACATTGTTCTACAGTAGAGCATCTACTACGGTATTCATGAAGTTCACATCGAAGATCCTCATTAACTGCTTCAAGCCAAGCAATCCTTTCCTTGAGGACCtacataatcaattataaaataatatatattagaagTGTATATAAAAAGAGACCCAGCACTCAGATACAGTTAAGGCTAGTATCCTTTTCTTTCAAAGAACTAATATGATGAGCATTGATTGATCTCCAACCGTGCAGTATAAATCACGTCCAGTCAATGTTGCCACTAACCTATTATaggaaatatattaaaattgatgcAAGACATTGCCAAAGATTTAACAGAAACCAGCTACCTGAACTTCCTCAGGAGAGCCACCAGAACGAGCAAAAAGTTCTGCTTGCAGATACTCAAGTTGTTGTCGCATTTTTAGCATCTCGTTGGACATGGGATCTCTATTGACCTATGGAAGAATATACAAAAGATGAGCATTAGTGTTATTGTAAAGGCAATCAATTATCTCAATTTTGTGAGATGAATGAAAAGGAACATAAAAGTAATGCAGATACTTACAACAGGCTTATTTTGGATGTTGCGTGCACGGTTTGCATACTTCAAAGTGTTAAGGGTTTCCTCAGCATTAATATCAGCAGGACTTATGCAggctggaaaagaaaaaaaaaattatgtaagaagaaatttataaatataacagGTTCTCTAGGATGCAACCTGACACAGATAGGGGAGGGAACAAAAACACATAGTACAACATTTTAATACTTGTCAATCATTTAAGATAAACTGAGAAGTTACCAGAGGTTCAAATATTCTGAAAATCATTCGCAGAGCAGGGTAAAACATTTGAGAATGCAAAATCCAAAACACAGTTTATATGCATTACCAAGGCATGTTTTAATTGGTTTCTGATATTTCTTGTTTCCCTGGTACTTATGTTCATGCAGACAACTTAAATGTTGAATGTAGGATGAAATTAGAAAGAAATACAGATTATTAAGCATGAGCTCCTTGAAGATTAGTAATGGTAACTTGAAGCTTATCTTTTGAAATCCAATGATGAGAGGTGAAAAAAGTAGAACTGATTGGGATAGATGCATGGAAAACAACCAACCTATCATAACAGTTCTGCTGTTACCACCAAGTGAATCCTGCAAAATCATTTAACTTTATccataaatacaaaaataactgttaaaaaaatcaaagaaaaaaaaattgaatataaaatctGTTGAAGATCAACTCAAAATCGACAGAGTCTGTTTGTATAACTCATTAGGAAGTTATGTACATAATTATTATCTGTCATTACTATCTTTACCATGTTTAGAATTTGCGTTTATAGGGAGATAAATTACCCTGATTTCTAGACTAGATTATTGCTCTTATTTCTGTCCTATGCATTCTATATATACTTCCCACGTACCATTCACATAttcaagggaaaataaaacctATTTCCGCATGGTATCAGGGCTCAATTTGAACCATCCCTAAATCTAGAGCCGCCAAGCCATGGGAGACCAAAAATCTGACGAATCGCTCATGGTGGAGACTGGATCATTTCCGACCAGCTCACACGATGGGCTTACTCACCTCATCATTGGCCATAAACTGAATGGTCAGAACTATACCCAATGGGTAAGGTCAGTCAAGATCTTTCTTCAagggaaaggaaggaaaggttACATAACAGGAGATTCAGAGTGTCCTAAGAAAGGGGACGCAAATGTTCAAAAATGGAAACTTGAGAACAATCAAGTAATGTCATGGCTACTCAACACCATGACAAATGAAATTGGTGAAAATTTCATGTTCTATGACACTGCAAAAGATATATGGGAGGCAGTGAAGGAAATGTACTCAAACATGGACAACACATCTGCtgtttttgagataaaataCTCCATGACCTTCGACAGGGAGAGTCCTCTGTTACTGAGTATTTTAACATACTCTACAGACATTGGCAGCAGCTGGACATACATGAAGAAGTTTCATGGTGTTGTACAAAAGATAAGAAGAAGTATAAGGAGCTGGTAGAAAAAGAGGATTTACAGGTTCCTATTGGGACTAAACAAGGATCTTGATGAAGTTCGTGGAAGGATCCTTGGAACCAAACCACTTCCCAAAATTCGGGAAGTCTTCTCAGAAGTAAGAAGGGAAGAAAGCAGGAGGAAACTCATGTTGGGAACATCCATCTTAGTTCCATCCATTGAGAGCTTGGCAATGGCTGCAAGAGGAAACCCTCGACTACCACAAAAGAAAAACCGCCCCTGGTGTGATCATTGCAAGAGGCCAGGCCACACCAAGGAAACAAACATGCTGGATCATTCATGGAAAACCTTTAGAAGCCAAGCAGTTCAAAAGCAAGGAAGGCAGAGGCAACACAGCCTTTAACCATCAACAAGCCGAGGTAAATTCTAATTCATCTCCATTCAGCAAAGAACAGATGGAGGCTCTTCAAAAACTACTTCAACAGTCTATGGTAACTGCAGAAAAAGGTGGTACTGCAGTAGTGGCTCAAAGAGGTAATTTTTTACATGCCCTAAACActagcaaagaaagaacaaagtcATGGATCATTGACTCAAGAGCTTCAGATCACATGACTGGAGATTTTACTTTGTTTAGTAGTTATTCTCCATGTCCCTATAACTATACTGTTCGGATAGCTGATGGGACTCATTCTAAGGTCATGGGTAAAGGATCCAACACTATTTCACAAAATATTACACTTAAATCAGTTCTGTATGTGCCAAAACTTGATTGTAACTTGCTGTCCATTAGCAAGATTACAAGAGATTTGAAATATGTTACTAAATTCTTCCCAAACCTGTGTGAATTTCAGATTTTGGAGTCGGGGAAGACAATTGCCAATGCTGAAGAGTGTGCTGGACTCTACCTCCTTCAAGTTGAAAAACCAGAAGAAGAACTCAAGAACCATTCTTATGTAGCAGCAGCAGTTCCAAGTAGTGATAATTCTGTCATGTTGTGGCCCTATAGATTAGGCCACCCAAATTTCATGTACTTGGAAAATATGTTTCCCTCACTattcaataaaaacaagaaaaatatttagtgtGAAATCTGCCAATTATCTAAACATACACGCAGCCATTACCCACCCCAACCCTATCAACCATCCAAACCTTTCTCACTAATTCATAGTGATGTACGAGGACCCATCAAGAGTTCACAACATTACTGGCTCAAAATGGTTTGTCACCTTTATTGATGATCACAACGCGTCACTTGGGTGTTTCTAATGAAGGAAAAATAAGTAGGCAGGATATTTGAAATCTTTCACAATAGTGTGCAAACACAATTTCAAAGCAGGATTCAGGTACTCAAAACTGACAATGGTCGTGAGTGTTACAACCTTGCTCTAAATTCGTATCTTCAAAAGGTTGGAATTGTTCACCAAAGTTCTTGTGTGAACACCCCCCAACATAATGGGGTTGTGGAACAAAAGAATAAACACCTTCTGGAAGTGACTAGAGCAATCATGCTAGCCTCCAATGTTCCAAAACAATTTTGGGGAGAAGCCGTCCTTTCAGCAACTTACCTCAAATAGAATGTCTTCCTATATCCTTGACTTTAAGATCCCTTTCTCCACACTTCAAACCTTCTTCCcaaccaacaaaatattttcttccattCCATTAAAAATCTTTGGATGTTCAGCTTTTGTCCACAACCTAAACCCTCATCGTAGCAAATTGGACCCAAAATCCATCAAATGCATATTTGTTGGTTACTCTCCTCATAAAAAAGGATACAGGTGTTACTCTCCCCATACTAAAAAATTTTACCACACTAGGGATGTAACCTTCTTTGAAAATCAGCACTATTACCCCAAAGTTGGCATTCAGGGGGAGCAACCAAACACCTATCCAACTGAAAACTCAGAATACCAACCTTTGGCTCTTGAGATAACCGAACTTGCACTACTTCTGCACAAACTTGAACAAACCTTACCAGACCAGAACCATAACACTCAAACAACTGAACCTGTACCTAAACCAGCTGAAAGGACAGCAGAGGTTGTGACAGAACCTGCAGCAGAAACTGAATAGGATGTAGTTAAAGTTTCAACTACATCTCAACAGAACCATGGCCCAGAAACACGAGAAGATAACTAGAaggtttataaaagaaaaaggaggaaGGATGTAGAGTCAAGCACTACTCGAATGCAAAACCATGAATCCAACCAGGCCCTAGGAAATGAAGTTCCCACGGGTAACATTCTTCCTAACCTTGaacatgttgatataaataCAGAAGATACTGATATTCCTATTGCTAAGAGAAAAGGGGTGAAAACTCGTACTCAACACCCTATTGAGAGATATGTCTCCTAAGGAAAATTGTCACAAAAGTACAAGTCCTTTGTAGCAGCTGTTGACAATGTAGAAATTCCAAGAAATATTCAAGAGGCACTACAAAGACCCAAATGGGCAGCAGCTGTAACAGAAGAAGTTCAAGCACTTGTAAAAAATGGCACACTAGTCACCACTGTTCTAAAAGGGAAGACATCAGTGGGATGTAAATGGATATTCACAATTAAATGCAATGTTGTTGGCAATATAAACAGGAACAAGGCTCGGTTGGTTGCAAAGGGATTTACACAATCATATGGAGTAGATTATTCGCACCTATTGCTAAACTCAATCTGTTTAGGTCCTATTATCTCCAACAGTAAATCTAGATTGGCCTCTACACCAACTAGACATAAAGAATGTTTTTCTAAATGGGGAGTTAGAAAAGGAGGTATATATGCAAATACCTCCAGGACTTGAATCACCCAACACCTCAAACATGGTGCGCAAGCTTGGTAAATCTCTATATGGCCTCAAAAAATCTCCAAGGGCATGTTTGACAGGCTAACAAAAGTGGTCAAGCAAGATGGTTTTGCTCAATGTCAAACAGACCATATTATGTTTGCTAAGCATTTTGTGAATGGAAAGATAGCTTTGTTTATcgtctatgtagatgatatcGTAATTACAGGAGACAATTATGATCAAATAAATCATTTGAAGAATCTTCTAGCCAAGGAATTTGAAGTCAAGGATCAAGGCCAGCTCAAGTATTTTCTAGGGATGGAAATTGCTTGGACAAAGAATGGTatttttgtttctcaaaggaAGTACACTCTGGATTTACTTCAAGAAACCGGGATGCTTGGATGCAAAGCAGCCAAACTCCCATAGAACCAGTCAAAAGGAGTGAAGAGGAGAGTGTAGCAGCTGACAAAGATATATCAAAGTCTAGTTGGAAAACTAATCTAACTCATACTAGACCAGACATTGGTTTTGCTGTAAGCATGGCTAGTCGTTCTATGTCAAACCTAACTGAAACTGACATGAGAGATGTGAATAGAATCCTCCAATACCTTAAAGGTACACCAGGTCAAGGGCTCTATTTCCTTCGAGAAGTAAGAAACAGTCTATCGTGGCTAGGAGCAGTGCAAAAGCAGAATTCAGAGCTATGGCACATGGTATTTGTGAAGGAACATGGCTCAAGCAAATGTTGAATGAAATCAGAATTCCTATCAACTACACCATGAggatattttgtgataacaagGCTGCTATAAGCATTGGAAAGAATCCAGTTCATCATAATCCAACAAAGCATGTGGAGATCGATAGGCATTTTATTAAGGAGAAAATTGATCATAAGATTATAAGTGTCAAACATGTTCCATCGTGCCAGCCGACAGTGGATGgacattctaacaaaaaaagtCCTACCAAGGAATGTATAAGAGaatatcaaatccaatctgttTATACAGCTCAGTATGATTTCTGTCTTTACCATGTTTAAAATTTGCATTTATAGGGAGATCAATTCCCCTTATTAGGCTAGATTATTGCTTGtataagtgtgtgtttggtttCCCGATCCTCTAGAATCACCCTGAAACAAATATCAATTAATCGTGATTTTAGGTAAATTTCCATGTGTTTGGTTTCACATTAAGGAATTGATTTTGGGTCTAAAATTGAATCTGAGTTAAAGCAATTTTAGGTCGCTTTTGCGTTATAATGAGGTCTACTACtaacttgtttttatgataaaaacatccaaacataaaacatatcacttcaaaatcaattttaaccaaaattaattttgcaagATCAATTTTGCCAAtgctcatccaaacacacacaaactagattttatatatttagttaGATTTTTGTGCCAATTATACGAACAGTCTAGGGATTCCAAGGGGTAAATACATCTATTAATCGGGTTACGtcctatatatatttatataaaataaagaatgttTTTTCAACATCATAATTGATAATATAGAAGAGTATAAGCTGAAAGAAGGAAGGTACACATATAGATCTCAAACCTGCAAAAGCCTAGTAAGTTTACTATCCCTATAAGGAACATGAAcaccttcttttctcttcttttcatcACCAAGCGCACTAATAACATTACCAAGCGCTAGAAGGCCTTTGTTAATGTGGACTCctgattgaaagaaaaaattattagagaaTTCATAATGATCAAAAGCAAGTTTAGAAGAAACAAGTGAAAATTGTCGTGCCTAACCTTCCTTAAATCGCAGACCATCAGACCCGGTTCTTTTAGCTCGTTCTGATCCAGCAAGATCTACCAAGTGCAACTTGGCACAAAGATATTCTTCATTCATTGTATCATTTAAACTGATCTCACCAGGACTATTGAGCTTTCGCATTTGTTCTAATGTGATGGTGAAGATAGCATGTGAACGACTGGTTGGACACATAACAGAAGAAGAATAAGTAATAGAAGAGAACTCCAGAAAGATAAATGTAACAACATTTCGATGAACAACTTTTAACCCTGAAGGCTGAACTGATGCCAACAAGTAAATTCTGGATTGATTCATTAACAAAATCATTAGAAGTGCAGGAGACTGCGAGCATTCATACAAATTGCAATACCAATCGCTCCATCTATTAGTTATTCCcttaactaacaagaaacagaaaatatttgatatggAATTGGCTTCAAAGGAAAAAATTGAAAGCTCAGATTGATTGTGGAAAGCTTAAGCCATCAGaaagtttaaaaccaaaaagtaatttatgttttatacATCACATCTTCTCTTAGTTTTTGCTTTATTATCAAAATGTCACATTATACAGCTCATGCTCTAACAAATTTCCCTAGCCTATTTATCCAAAATTAGCTTAAGAATCCAAAAgtgagataaaaaatatttcattagaGATGAGTTTATGCAGTTAAAAGGAGGGAAAATGCATAAGCAACCTGGATTGGTTGTTCATATTTGTACTCCCAGTTGCTCTACTTAATGATCCTTGTTCTAGGCAAGCAGCCATTTCTTTTAGGGTTGTAACACTGACTTCAGTACATCCTGCTAGAGTAATGACACCATTT
Protein-coding sequences here:
- the LOC100786770 gene encoding kinesin-like protein KIN-4A isoform X2 — protein: MVEAGEDCCVKVAVHVRPLIGEEKVQGCKDCVTVVSGKPQVQIGAHSFTFDHVYGSTGSPSSAMFDECVVSLVDGLFQGYNATVLAYGQTGSGKTYTMGTGFKDGCQEGIIPLVMSSLFNKIDTLKHQIEFQLHVSFIEILKEEVRDLLDPSSMNKPETANGHAGKVTIPGKPPIQIRESSNGVITLAGCTEVSVTTLKEMAACLEQGSLSRATGSTNMNNQSSRSHAIFTITLEQMRKLNSPGEISLNDTMNEEYLCAKLHLVDLAGSERAKRTGSDGLRFKEGVHINKGLLALGNVISALGDEKKRKEGVHVPYRDSKLTRLLQDSLGGNSRTVMIACISPADINAEETLNTLKYANRARNIQNKPVVNRDPMSNEMLKMRQQLEYLQAELFARSGGSPEEVQVLKERIAWLEAVNEDLRCELHEYRSRCSTVEQCEKDVYENSSCNVKTDGLKRGLPITTSDYPMSETTGDSREIEEVEKEWEHTLLQNSMDRELHELNKRLEQKESEMKLFGISDAEALKQHFGRKIMELEDEKRTVQRDRDRLLAEVENLAANSDGQIQKSEDIHAQKLKTLEAQILDLKKKQESQVQLMKQKQKSDEAAKRLQDEIQSIKAQKVQLQHRIKQEAEQFRQWKASREKELLQLKKEGRRNEFERHKLQALNQRQKMVLQRKTEEAAMATKRLKELLEARKSSSRDTSVAMNGSGMNGQSNEKSLQRWLDHELEVMVKEHEVRFEYEKQSQVRAALAEELAMLKQVNGFAAKGLTPPRGKNGFARASSMSPNARMARIASLESMLNISSNSLVAMASQLSEAEERERAFTNRGRWNQLRSMGEAKNLLQYLFNSVGDARCQLWEKDTEIREMKDQIKELVGLLRQSEMKRKEAEKELKVREQDVATTLATPTSGNSPNSLKHYAEDIKEPLSPESLPVQKQRKYMPGITNSQVRESAAFIDQSRRMIPIGQLSMKKLAVVGQASGKLWRWKRSHHQWLVQFKWKWQKPWRLSEWIRHSDETIMRARPRSQALPRIM
- the LOC100786770 gene encoding kinesin-like protein KIN-4A isoform X3; translation: MVQIGAHSFTFDHVYGSTGSPSSAMFDECVVSLVDGLFQGYNATVLAYGQTGSGKTYTMGTGFKDGCQEGIIPLVMSSLFNKIDTLKHQIEFQLHVSFIEILKEEVRDLLDPSSMNKPETANGHAGKVTIPGKPPIQIRESSNGVITLAGCTEVSVTTLKEMAACLEQGSLSRATGSTNMNNQSSRSHAIFTITLEQMRKLNSPGEISLNDTMNEEYLCAKLHLVDLAGSERAKRTGSDGLRFKEGVHINKGLLALGNVISALGDEKKRKEGVHVPYRDSKLTRLLQDSLGGNSRTVMIACISPADINAEETLNTLKYANRARNIQNKPVVNRDPMSNEMLKMRQQLEYLQAELFARSGGSPEEVQVLKERIAWLEAVNEDLRCELHEYRSRCSTVEQCEKDVYENSSCNVKTDGLKRGLPITTSDYPMSETTAGDSREIEEVEKEWEHTLLQNSMDRELHELNKRLEQKESEMKLFGISDAEALKQHFGRKIMELEDEKRTVQRDRDRLLAEVENLAANSDGQIQKSEDIHAQKLKTLEAQILDLKKKQESQVQLMKQKQKSDEAAKRLQDEIQSIKAQKVQLQHRIKQEAEQFRQWKASREKELLQLKKEGRRNEFERHKLQALNQRQKMVLQRKTEEAAMATKRLKELLEARKSSSRDTSVAMNGSGMNGQSNEKSLQRWLDHELEVMVKEHEVRFEYEKQSQVRAALAEELAMLKQVNGFAAKGLTPPRGKNGFARASSMSPNARMARIASLESMLNISSNSLVAMASQLSEAEERERAFTNRGRWNQLRSMGEAKNLLQYLFNSVGDARCQLWEKDTEIREMKDQIKELVGLLRQSEMKRKEAEKELKVREQDVATTLATPTSGNSPNSLKHYAEDIKEPLSPESLPVQKQRKYMPGITNSQVRESAAFIDQSRRMIPIGQLSMKKLAVVGQASGKLWRWKRSHHQWLVQFKWKWQKPWRLSEWIRHSDETIMRARPRSQALPRIM
- the LOC100786770 gene encoding kinesin-like protein KIN-4A isoform X1; protein product: MVEAGEDCCVKVAVHVRPLIGEEKVQGCKDCVTVVSGKPQVQIGAHSFTFDHVYGSTGSPSSAMFDECVVSLVDGLFQGYNATVLAYGQTGSGKTYTMGTGFKDGCQEGIIPLVMSSLFNKIDTLKHQIEFQLHVSFIEILKEEVRDLLDPSSMNKPETANGHAGKVTIPGKPPIQIRESSNGVITLAGCTEVSVTTLKEMAACLEQGSLSRATGSTNMNNQSSRSHAIFTITLEQMRKLNSPGEISLNDTMNEEYLCAKLHLVDLAGSERAKRTGSDGLRFKEGVHINKGLLALGNVISALGDEKKRKEGVHVPYRDSKLTRLLQDSLGGNSRTVMIACISPADINAEETLNTLKYANRARNIQNKPVVNRDPMSNEMLKMRQQLEYLQAELFARSGGSPEEVQVLKERIAWLEAVNEDLRCELHEYRSRCSTVEQCEKDVYENSSCNVKTDGLKRGLPITTSDYPMSETTAGDSREIEEVEKEWEHTLLQNSMDRELHELNKRLEQKESEMKLFGISDAEALKQHFGRKIMELEDEKRTVQRDRDRLLAEVENLAANSDGQIQKSEDIHAQKLKTLEAQILDLKKKQESQVQLMKQKQKSDEAAKRLQDEIQSIKAQKVQLQHRIKQEAEQFRQWKASREKELLQLKKEGRRNEFERHKLQALNQRQKMVLQRKTEEAAMATKRLKELLEARKSSSRDTSVAMNGSGMNGQSNEKSLQRWLDHELEVMVKEHEVRFEYEKQSQVRAALAEELAMLKQVNGFAAKGLTPPRGKNGFARASSMSPNARMARIASLESMLNISSNSLVAMASQLSEAEERERAFTNRGRWNQLRSMGEAKNLLQYLFNSVGDARCQLWEKDTEIREMKDQIKELVGLLRQSEMKRKEAEKELKVREQDVATTLATPTSGNSPNSLKHYAEDIKEPLSPESLPVQKQRKYMPGITNSQVRESAAFIDQSRRMIPIGQLSMKKLAVVGQASGKLWRWKRSHHQWLVQFKWKWQKPWRLSEWIRHSDETIMRARPRSQALPRIM